The stretch of DNA CTGATTTTGGGCCGTTTGTGCATGTGGTTGCGCGCGTTATTTTCTGGCTATTGGCCGCCTATATCACAAGCAAAGCCATTGTGCCGATACAGTTCACCGCATCTGAGGCGGCCGAGATTAACGTAATTATTTGGGTTTGCGGCGGTTTTGCAGCGCTGATGTCACAGCTACCCAAAGCGTCGCGGCGGCGTCCTATGACGGTCTTTGCGTTGATTAGCGTGATATTTTTCACGGTGGAATTATCGCGTATCCATAGGTTTGAAGCGCCCAAAAACGCCGTTGTTTTGGCCGCGCCTTTCGCGGGTGATAGCTATGTGTTTCAAGGCGGGCCAAGCGCATTGCTGAGCCATCATTATCCGCATAAAAACCAAACTCACGCGCTAGATTTGGTAATATTGGATGATGATGGCCGGGCCTTGGCCGAAGGCGCAAATTGGCAAACAGATCCGTGTCTGGGCGTGCCGCTACTGGCCCCTGTTGCGGGTGTGGTTGTCGACGTCCAAACAGGGGTGGAGGATGATCCCGCGCTTAAAACACGCAAAGATCCCATCACAGGTAATCGCGTAATCATTGATAACGGGGCAGGGGCCTTTGTCATGCTCGCCCATGTGCAAAAAGGCAGTATGGCTGTGGCCAAAGGCGACGTCGTCACGGAGGGCCAAGTTGTCGGGGCCTGCGGTAATAGCGGCAATAGCTCCGGCCCGCATTTACATATCCAAGTACAAACAACGCCCACATTCGATGACCCAGATATTCGCTCGCTGCCGATGGCGTTTAAAAACACAGCCCGCTTTCGCGGCAGTAAAACACAATTGGGCGGTGCGCTGACCTACCGCCGCAATGACATCATGCGCGCGGTGGAATAGCCTGTGATAATCCCCAACCAACGGCCTTTATTCTCTATCCCCGACAGCCATGCCTATCTCAACACCGCCTATATGGGGCCGTTAATGCATGATGTCGTCACTGCCATGCAAAGCGGTATCGCAGAAAAGGTCGCGCCGTGGGATTATAAAGCGTCGCAATTTTTTGATGATGTCGCGACGGCGCGCGGCCTAGCCGCTAGGATTTTTGAAGCGCCTGCAGACTGTATCGCTATTGTCCCGTCCGCCAGCTACGGCATTCAAATCGCGGCTAATAACCTACCGCTGCGCGCGGATCAGCATGTCATCGTGCTAGAAGATCAATTCCCAAGCCATGTTTATCCGTGGCAGGATAAAGCCGCCAAGACAGGCGCGCGTGTGAATATTCTGCCGACCCCTGATGACGATGATTGGACGCGGGTGGTGCTAGAGGCGATTAACGCCAAGACTGCGATTGTCGCTGTGCCGCAAACCCACTGGTCAACGGGGGTAACATTGGATTTAGCCGCAATACGCGATGCCCTTGATGATGTTGGCGGCGCATTGGTTTTGGATTTGACACAGTCGCTGGGCGCGCAGCCGTTACATCTTGCGGATTGTCGCCCTGATTTTGCTGTGGCTGCGAGTTATAAATGGCTGCTGGGGCCTTACACCATGGGATTTTTATATTGCGATACGAAATGGCATGACGGCGCGCCATTGGAACATAATTGGATTAACCGCCAAGGCAGCGAAGATTTCACGGGGCTGACCCGTTACCAAGACCGCTTCCACGACGGCGCGGTGCGCTATGATATGGGCGAGAAGTCCAACCCTGTCTTGCTCCGCGGGGCGTCGGCGGCGATGGGCCAAATCCTCGATTGGGGGATTAAGAATATCGCAGAGACTTTGGCCGAGAAAACGGCAGTTATAGAGCGCGCGCTCGCGCCGCTTGGCTTGCACGCACCAAAGGCGGCGCGCGCCCCGCATTATCTTGGCCTGCGCCGCGCCACCGGTATTCCTGCGGGATTGTCAGAGGCGCTGGCAACGGAGCACATTTATATTTCTGTGCGCGGCTCGGCCATGCGCGTCACGCCGCATCTTTATACAACCGATGCGGATATAGCGCGTTTCATTGCTGCGGTGACGCGACGACTTTAGAGCGCACTGTAATTTCCGCGTGAAATGGCGCTTTTCTTGCGTTAGAAACGCTGTGGGGCGTCATTTGTGCCGCATTGGCACGACATCGTGTGGGAGGTCATATGACTTTATTCAAAGTAATTATTGCGGGCGCAATCGTTATGGGTACCGCAAGCGTGCCGTCAATCGCCAGCGCGCAAGACATGAGCCCTGTGCTACTTTTGGAAACAGGGCCGTCGGATAATCCGGATTACCGCCGCATGACCTTTACCAAATTTATCCAAGGTAATTACGTCACTGTCGCCTATAAATCCTACAACCGGTCAGAGTTTAAACAAGTGCGTGATACCACCCCGCAAGAGATGATCGACGCCTGTGCGCGGGGACAGTCCATGAGCTTGCGTGAGCTTGAAGCTTATGAGCGCGAGGAGCGCCGCCGCGAACAACGCGGAGAAGCGCCTGAAGTGAAAAGCTTTTGCATCAAAAATGTCCCGAATTGGGAGGCCGGCAATCGTAAGCGTTATTTAGATCCGATTTTTAATGGTATGCCTCATGCCAAGGATGTTAATTAGCCCGTCGGCGCGATTACGAGGCATCCCGATTTTAGGGACGCCAATGCACGGCACCCGCTATGCGCCCCTTCAAAATTAAAGCCTTTAATCCGTGCGCGGTATAATGTGCGCGGCCCCGCGCTTACGGGAATGACTTGTGCGCTGCCCCCCTTAATCAGGGCGCTGACCGCATCGATCTGCGCGCGGGCATCCATTTCCGTGCCAAAGGCTCCGATCTGTATGGCCCAGTTATTATCCATTTCTACACTTTGGATGGTGAGGTCTTGCCCTCCCGTGCTGATGACGACGGGCTTTGCATTACGGCCCCGCAACCGCACGGCGGTCGCGATTTTGGGCACGACTTTTTTGGGCACATCTTTGCGCACAACGATTTGACTTTGTTCTGGCGCGATAGAGACGATAGGCGCCACGCCTAGCACGTCAAAGCCGCGTTCAATCAAGTCTTGCATATGGCTGTCGCGTGATTTGCCTGTCGCCCCGCCCAGCACAATCGCGATGATACGCCGCCCGCCGCGCTCTGCTGAGATAATCAAGTTATAGCCAGAAGCACGGGTATAGCCTGTCTTAAACCCGTCTACACCTTGCAGCCACGGCAGCAGCGCATTGGTGTTTTTACGGGTCACGCCATTATAGGTGAAGGTCTCTAGCCCAAAATAAGGATAATATTGTGCGTGAGCTCGCAGGACATAATCAGCCAGCTTGGCCATGTCACGCGCGGTCGTAACCTGCGCAATATGCGGGAGGCCGTGGGGGTTTTTAAAGACTGTGCGGCTCATACCAAGTGACTGCGCTTTGGCCGTCATTTGAGCGGCAAAGCGCTCGACATCGCCGCCAATATGTTCCGCCAAAACGACAGCGACGTCATTGGCCGAACGAACGGTTAAGGCTTTTATCGCGTCTTCTACGCTGATCGTTTGGCCTTTGCGAAGGCCCAGCTTTCCAGGCGGTGTGGCGGCGGCAAATCGCGACGTCGTCATGCGCGTGGATAGCGTTATGTCGCCGCGGTCTAGCGCGTCAAAGGTCAGCACCAGCGTCATAACTTTGGTCAGAGAGGCCGGATAACGTAGCGCGTCAATTTGGCGGGCATGAATAACATCAAGTGTCTGCGCGTCGACAACGATTGAGGCGTAACGCCCATCCACAGCTTGCTCAGCCGCTGTTGAGGTCGGCACGGCGAGCGTTAGAACGCAGAGCAGAAGGATGAAACGCATGAACCACATAATGCGGGTCTATGCTGTGTCTCTTACGCAATGGTTAATATGGGTTAACCCTTCTGCCTATCCGCTGCATTTTGTCTGGTTTTTAGTGACCGCGCAAAGCTATGCACAGATAAGGCCTCCTTTTAGGCTGTCTTGCGTCACATTGCGCGGCGTGGCCCCCTTTTCATGGGGCGTATGACCCACTACCTTAAAGGCTATGAAGGATTTAGATTCTATATTATTTTCGCCATTGATGATGGCTGATCCGCCCGAGAAAGGCGGAGAAGGTGACAGCGATGAGGAACGCGGTGTCGCGACCAAAACGCGACCCAAGACCAAGAAACCGTCCATGTACCGCGTTTTGTTGATGAATGACGATTACACGCCGATGGAATTTGTCATTGACGTGTTGATGAAGGTTTTCAACAAATCCGCCGAAGACGCGACCCGCATTATGCTCAATGTGCATAAAAACGGAATCGGAGTTTGCGGCGTATTTACCTTTGAGATTGCGGAAACAAAAGTGACCCAAGTCATGAATGCCGCAAAACGCGCGCAGCATCCCCTGCAATGCACAATGGAGAAAGTATAATCGATTCCATTATGTTCATCCGCCAAAAACTACAGAGCGTGCGCTTGAATAGCGACTTAAGACCCCCACATATAGGTCTTGAAAGGATTTAATTATGGCATCGTTTTCCCCCATTTTGGAAGAGACCATTCACCGCGCCCTAACGGTCGCGAGTGACCGCAAACATGAATTGGCGACGTTAGAGCATCTGCTTTTTGCACTGCTGGATGACACAGACGCACAAGCCGTTATCAAGGCCTGTGACGTCGACATTGACGCGCTGCGCAGCGACATCGCGCAATATTTAGATGAGGATTTACAGAGCCTTGTCGTTGAAGAATTTGAAGAAGCCCGCCCGACGGCTGGATTTCACCGCGTAATTCAACGCGCCGTTATCCATGTCCAAAGCTCTGGCCGTGAAGAAGTGACAGGCGCCAATGCGCTCGTCGCGCTTTTTGCTGAGCGCGAGTCCCACGCCGTTTATTTCCTGCAAGAACGCGATATGACGCGTTATGACGCTGTGAATTATATCAGCCACGGTATCGGCAAAAACGGCGAAGCCAGTGTCTCTAAACCCATCATGGGCACAGGCCCAGACGGTTCGGGGCCAGAGGGCGATAAGAAATCTGACCCGCTGGAGAGTTACTGTGTTGATCTTAACGCCAAAGCCAAAGAAGGCGATATTGACCCCCTAATTGGCCGCGACCAAGAGGTCGAACGCTGCATTATGGTTCTATCCCGCCGCCGTAAAAACAACCCGCTTCTTGTGGGCGACCCAGGCGTTGGTAAAACAGCCATTGCCGAAGGCATTGCGCGCAAAATTATCGAAGGTGACGTGCCAGATGTGCTGGCGGACGCGACCATTTTCTCGCTTGATATGGGCGCGCTGTTGGCGGGTACGCGCTACCGTGGTGATTTCGAGGAACGGTTAAAAGCCGTGATGGAACGCCTGCAAGAGCTACCCCATGCTGTCTTGTTCATTGATGAAATCCACACCATTATCGGTGCGGGTGCGACATCGGGCGGCGCGATGGATGCGTCCAACCTGCTCAAGCCTGCTCTGCAATCGGGCAAGCTGCGGTGTATGGGATCCACGACCTATAAGGAATATCGTCAGCATTTTGAAAAAGACCGCGCCCTGTCGCGCCGCTTCCTCAAAGTGGATGTATCAGAGCCGTCCCCGGATGACGCCGTGAAAATCCTGCAAGGCCTTAAGTCTTATTTCGAGGAGTTTCATAACGTCAAATATACAGACGAAGCCATTCAAGGGGCCGTTGATTTGGCCGTTCGCCACGTTACAGACCGTAAATTGCCCGATAAGGCGATTGACGTAATTGACGAGGCGGGGGCGCGTCAACGCCTGATGCCAGAGAAAAAGCGCAAAAAAACGATTGGTATTGAAGACATCGAATTGGTAATTTCCAAGATCGCGCGCATTCCGCCGAAATCTATTTCGCGTGATGATGAGAAAGCGCTGAAATCGCTGGATTTGGATCTGAAACGCATGGTGTTTGGCCAGGACAAAGCGATTGAACAAGTCGCGGCGGCCGTCAAACTCGCCCGTGCGGGGCTGCGTGAGCCAAATAAGCCAATTGGTAGCTACCTTTTTGCGGGCCCAACAGGTGTTGGTAAAACGGAAGTAGCCAAGCAACTTGCCATGACGCAAGGCTTGGAACTGCTGCGCTTTGATATGTCTGAATATATGGAACGCCACACGGTGTCGCGCCTTATCGGTGCGCCTCCCGGCTATGTCGGTTATGACCAAGGCGGTTTGTTGACCGATCAAGTCAATCAGAACCCGCATTGTGTTTTGCTTTTGGACGAAATCGAGAAAGCCCATCCTGATATCTATAATATCTTATTGCAGATGATGGATAACGGCACGCTGACCGATACCAATGGCCGGACCATAGATTTCCGCAATGTCATTATTATCATGACGACAAATGCGGGCGCATCCGATGCCGCGCGGGCCGAGATTGGTTTTGGTCGCGGTCTGAAATCGGATGAAGCGGATGCGGCCATCCAGCGTTTATTTACGCCAGAGTTTCGTAACCGCCTTGACGCGATTGTGCATTTTGCGCCTCTGTCCGAAGATAATATCGCCCGCGTTGTCGATAAGTTCGTTATCCAATTGGAAGCGCAATTAACAGAGCGCAAGATTGAATTTGAATTGTCCAAGGGTGCAAATGCTTGGCTCGCAAAGAAAGGCTATGACAAACGTTACGGCGCACGTCCGCTCTCTCGCACAATCCAAGAATATATTAAAAAGCCGCTCGCGGATGAGATATTATTTGGCAAGCTCAAACAGGGCGGCTTGGTTAAGGTCGGCGTGGATAGGAAGAAGGAGAATCTGACCTTCAAGATTGTCCCGCCCGCCAAGAAAAAACTCAGCGGCCCCAAAGGCGGCAAAGGCCTCCCCGCGCCAAAACCGACTGAGGATGCTTAGCGGTTAAAATAGTTCCGCCAATGAGTTTTAGTGTAATGCCGACAGCCTATGGCTGTCGGTTTTTTTTGGCCTAATTCGGACGACGCATTAAATAGTATCGTTGCTGATAATAATGCGTATGGATCACCGCCACAAGGGCGGTGATGACGGCGCTCTCTCAACAAAATTCTACGTCATAGCCGAGCCTGTCTCGGCTATCCATGCGGTGCAATTACTTCATAGGCCTTATATCTTGATACATCATCTGCAGAGGCAAAACCTTCAACTGGATTACCGCCACAAGAGCGGTAATGGCGAAAGAGCGTAAATTTGTTTAAAAACTTATCGTTTTTCAATAAAATTCTTGACTTTAAGTCCTATGCGTTTAGCGTAAGTGCATCAGAGCTGTGCCAAGCTCTTCATTCATATGCTGTAAAGGAGCGCGATTATGTCAAACAATAAACCCCTCGATAGATTTAAATCGGCTGCGGCGACGGCCTTAACAGTGGGCGCGATTGCGGCCACTACGACAGCTTTCGCTCATGATGATAATCGCGATCGCAGCAACGACATTCAAGAAATTCACGACGTTACAGGCTTTGACAATATTGAAATTGTCGGTGTTTATGAGCTTGACGTGAAAGTCGGACCCGAGTTTTACGTCCACACGAGCGGCGCGGCCAAAGAGGTCGAAAACCTAAAAGTTTTTGTGCGCGGCGACACGCTTGTTCTGGATAATGAAAAACGCAAAAAGAAAATGAATAAACAACACGGCGTGCTTGTGACAATTACCATGCCGAGCTTGAACGGCCTTGATATTGTGGGGGTCGGAACGGGTGATATTTCAGGCGTGAAAGCCGATGATTTTACCCTGAACGTTAGCGGTGTTGGCGAGATGGATATTGCCGGTACTTGCGGATCGTTACGAGCAGAGGTTAGTGGCGTTGGTGATTTTTCGACGGCTGATCTGAAATGCAAAGATGTGAAAGCGGATTTGTCTGGCGTTGGACAGTTTACCGTCTATGCGTCCGAAAGCGCCGACGTCTCCGCCATGGGTATCGGAGAGATCGTTGTGCTGGGTAATCCAAAATCAATTGAAAAAAACAGTAATTTTATGTCCAAAATTCGGATTAAATAACGACATCAATTTTGACACAAAAAAGCCCGCATCTATGTGCGGGCTTTACATTATTCGCAAACTAACCGGTTAGTCGACCAGCGCGTTTTCAGCTTTTTCTGTGACGAGGTCACGTTCTTTTGCTTTACGCTTTTTGAATTTCTCTGCAATTGAGCCGTCAACTTTATCACCAATTGATTTCTTGGCTTGAGCGAAGATTTCGTTTTCTTCTTCTTCCATGTGATGTTCATAATCATGGCGGAGTTTTTTGAACGTCGCGAGCCATGCGGGTGAACTCATATCTGTTTCATTGAGCTCTTGCATCAGGTCATCAAGCTCCTTGTGCTCGGCGACGGAATGGCGGGCTTCTGGTTGGCCGCTTTTTGTTTCCATCAATGGCGCGTAAAATGCCTCTTCCTCAGCTGCCGCA from Fretibacter rubidus encodes:
- a CDS encoding M23 family metallopeptidase; amino-acid sequence: MTDTPKTPKAKTPKPPRKPLPQWLSTGLLAALWTAVGAGFLLGFGAWSMGMLPNMMMVVLMGAVLVLGASRLIRAFTGGLKLSDWRLPKTRADFGPFVHVVARVIFWLLAAYITSKAIVPIQFTASEAAEINVIIWVCGGFAALMSQLPKASRRRPMTVFALISVIFFTVELSRIHRFEAPKNAVVLAAPFAGDSYVFQGGPSALLSHHYPHKNQTHALDLVILDDDGRALAEGANWQTDPCLGVPLLAPVAGVVVDVQTGVEDDPALKTRKDPITGNRVIIDNGAGAFVMLAHVQKGSMAVAKGDVVTEGQVVGACGNSGNSSGPHLHIQVQTTPTFDDPDIRSLPMAFKNTARFRGSKTQLGGALTYRRNDIMRAVE
- a CDS encoding aminotransferase class V-fold PLP-dependent enzyme, giving the protein MIIPNQRPLFSIPDSHAYLNTAYMGPLMHDVVTAMQSGIAEKVAPWDYKASQFFDDVATARGLAARIFEAPADCIAIVPSASYGIQIAANNLPLRADQHVIVLEDQFPSHVYPWQDKAAKTGARVNILPTPDDDDWTRVVLEAINAKTAIVAVPQTHWSTGVTLDLAAIRDALDDVGGALVLDLTQSLGAQPLHLADCRPDFAVAASYKWLLGPYTMGFLYCDTKWHDGAPLEHNWINRQGSEDFTGLTRYQDRFHDGAVRYDMGEKSNPVLLRGASAAMGQILDWGIKNIAETLAEKTAVIERALAPLGLHAPKAARAPHYLGLRRATGIPAGLSEALATEHIYISVRGSAMRVTPHLYTTDADIARFIAAVTRRL
- a CDS encoding serine hydrolase, which codes for MWFMRFILLLCVLTLAVPTSTAAEQAVDGRYASIVVDAQTLDVIHARQIDALRYPASLTKVMTLVLTFDALDRGDITLSTRMTTSRFAAATPPGKLGLRKGQTISVEDAIKALTVRSANDVAVVLAEHIGGDVERFAAQMTAKAQSLGMSRTVFKNPHGLPHIAQVTTARDMAKLADYVLRAHAQYYPYFGLETFTYNGVTRKNTNALLPWLQGVDGFKTGYTRASGYNLIISAERGGRRIIAIVLGGATGKSRDSHMQDLIERGFDVLGVAPIVSIAPEQSQIVVRKDVPKKVVPKIATAVRLRGRNAKPVVISTGGQDLTIQSVEMDNNWAIQIGAFGTEMDARAQIDAVSALIKGGSAQVIPVSAGPRTLYRARIKGFNFEGAHSGCRALASLKSGCLVIAPTG
- the clpS gene encoding ATP-dependent Clp protease adapter ClpS, which codes for MMADPPEKGGEGDSDEERGVATKTRPKTKKPSMYRVLLMNDDYTPMEFVIDVLMKVFNKSAEDATRIMLNVHKNGIGVCGVFTFEIAETKVTQVMNAAKRAQHPLQCTMEKV
- the clpA gene encoding ATP-dependent Clp protease ATP-binding subunit ClpA, whose protein sequence is MASFSPILEETIHRALTVASDRKHELATLEHLLFALLDDTDAQAVIKACDVDIDALRSDIAQYLDEDLQSLVVEEFEEARPTAGFHRVIQRAVIHVQSSGREEVTGANALVALFAERESHAVYFLQERDMTRYDAVNYISHGIGKNGEASVSKPIMGTGPDGSGPEGDKKSDPLESYCVDLNAKAKEGDIDPLIGRDQEVERCIMVLSRRRKNNPLLVGDPGVGKTAIAEGIARKIIEGDVPDVLADATIFSLDMGALLAGTRYRGDFEERLKAVMERLQELPHAVLFIDEIHTIIGAGATSGGAMDASNLLKPALQSGKLRCMGSTTYKEYRQHFEKDRALSRRFLKVDVSEPSPDDAVKILQGLKSYFEEFHNVKYTDEAIQGAVDLAVRHVTDRKLPDKAIDVIDEAGARQRLMPEKKRKKTIGIEDIELVISKIARIPPKSISRDDEKALKSLDLDLKRMVFGQDKAIEQVAAAVKLARAGLREPNKPIGSYLFAGPTGVGKTEVAKQLAMTQGLELLRFDMSEYMERHTVSRLIGAPPGYVGYDQGGLLTDQVNQNPHCVLLLDEIEKAHPDIYNILLQMMDNGTLTDTNGRTIDFRNVIIIMTTNAGASDAARAEIGFGRGLKSDEADAAIQRLFTPEFRNRLDAIVHFAPLSEDNIARVVDKFVIQLEAQLTERKIEFELSKGANAWLAKKGYDKRYGARPLSRTIQEYIKKPLADEILFGKLKQGGLVKVGVDRKKENLTFKIVPPAKKKLSGPKGGKGLPAPKPTEDA
- a CDS encoding head GIN domain-containing protein is translated as MSNNKPLDRFKSAAATALTVGAIAATTTAFAHDDNRDRSNDIQEIHDVTGFDNIEIVGVYELDVKVGPEFYVHTSGAAKEVENLKVFVRGDTLVLDNEKRKKKMNKQHGVLVTITMPSLNGLDIVGVGTGDISGVKADDFTLNVSGVGEMDIAGTCGSLRAEVSGVGDFSTADLKCKDVKADLSGVGQFTVYASESADVSAMGIGEIVVLGNPKSIEKNSNFMSKIRIK
- a CDS encoding hemerythrin domain-containing protein; this translates as MTNIFKTLKNDHDKHRELLETIGDTSGDSQTRRDAWSEFFTDVSAHAAAEEEAFYAPLMETKSGQPEARHSVAEHKELDDLMQELNETDMSSPAWLATFKKLRHDYEHHMEEEENEIFAQAKKSIGDKVDGSIAEKFKKRKAKERDLVTEKAENALVD